TAGGACTCGGATTTGCCTGAATAATTAGCAAAAAATGCAATAGTCACCCGTAGAATTTAAGCATATCCTCATCGCATTTCAGTTCAGTTTTCTCAAGAAACCGTGGTAAAGATGTGTAAAGATAACAGAATACTTCCCCATTCACACGGATGGGACCCAGCTGAATTGCACCGCTTGTATAAAAAGAGGTGAGGGATACAATACTTGTATCATGTATGAGAACGGTCTCATTTTTACTATTATTCAAAGTGCAATACAAACAAATTATATCAGTCATCTATCAAATCTGCCAATATGACTTATCTTTCAAAAAGCAGGATGTCATGTTCACATTTGCACTGTCAAAACATGCGGTGGGAGAATataacattttgtttaaaaatgaggCTTGACttaaagttggtccaaaacaaCACATCTGCATCCCTATAAAATACTGTTTTGTGTAAGTCATAACCTTCGGAGTAGAGCTGAAATGACCAGTGATTATAATGATCATTGAAGTCATTGTTTTAAAAGAGCAAAGGCCAAGAATCTATTGGTTCTTAGTCTTAAACAACTAAATATCTTTCTGGTTTTGAACTGTTCGGACAAAACTATCTTTTTGTAATGGAATCATCGGATTAGTTGGTAATGAAATGAATAGTTTCAGCTCTACTTCAGAGCTCCTTGGCATGCTGACGGGAAGCACGGTTTGGCGACTGACGGTCCTTCTGTACGGAAATGACTGACTCCTTGAACCCCCTCCCCGGTACCCACCAGTGTCTGTGAGCAAGGCAAACAACTGCCAACACCCGATTGCTCTTCAACAGAACCAAGAGGACCATAAAGGCTGAGGTGGAAACGATGAAAGGGGGATCAGCGCTCTAGTTTTATCCTCGTGCATGTGTCTCCCCTTACAGCCCAAAGGAGCTGAAGACTTGTCAGGGGACCCTCAACATCTGATCCACGGGTCAATGGAAGTCTATCGGTCACAGGGCACATTGTCTTGAGTGTGTGCTCATAGTGTGGTTCACCGGcaggaaagagctggagtccGGTCAGGTTTCAACTGAGCACTGGGATGAAAGTTTGAAAAAGATGTATGTGGACACATGTTTGATCCATCAGACCTGTTCCCGGATCAGTCTGACCACGGCCTAATGGAACCACATGTCCCAAACAAATTCTGTATATATTTGTTGGAGTTAAATGAAGACTGACTTTAGTTGCACCCCGATCGCCACAGGTCATCAACCTCAACGATTTCCCACCCGGACCCTGAAGGCGACCTGGGCTTCTTCCCGCGCCCCGCAGAAGGAACTCCCACGCAGCACGTCCAGAGAGTCCGTGACATCGCGGCGTCGGGCGGGGAAGCCCAACAGAAGCTGCCCGCCGACTCCGAGCAAGCGAGGGAGATCCGTGCGGTTCCGATCCACCAGCGTCCCGACCTGCTGGTCCCCTGCGCCGACCTGGTGAACTGCGAGTGGCAGCGCAGCCGGGCCGCCCGGGTCCACTCCCTGCGGAAGTCTTGCCCGGAGTTCCCCGTGTGCCTGGTGCTCCTCCGCGGCCTCGGGGAGACGGAGCGGCTGCTCGGCCACGCCCGGCTGTCCCGGGTCGTGGGTCACGCCGGCAGCCTGTTCGTGGAGTCGGTGGTGGTGTCCGGCGCCGAGCGAGGGAGGGGCTACGGCCGGACTCtgatggaggaggcggagcgtTACGCCAAAAGCAGAGGGTTCGCGCGCATGTGCCTCACCACCCACGACAAGCAGCGCTTCTACGCGCACCTCGGGTACGCGCTGTGCACCCCCGTGCAGAGTGCGGGCGCCATGGCGGCGTTCGTCCCCATGGAGACGCTTTTGAGGTTCTCCAGGATGCGgagtgaggaagaagaagatgaagaggcgAAGACACAATCACGGACAACGATGAAGGTTCAGGCACCACAAGGGAGTGTTTGTGCTATAGGGTCACCTCCACCTTATAGCTTGcgtcctccatctccaccacctccttcctttcttcctccccctcctcctcctcctcctcctcctcctcctccttctcctcaatcAGCGGTGCAGCTTGTAGTTCAGACTCTGAATGAAACTCCCTACAGAGACGCCAAAGGAGTCCCCATCTATTGGATGCACAAAGACTTTTGACAAAGACTCTTCTCTGAAGGGGGGGTCGAGATCCGTTCTATTGAACCAaagaattttgaaaaaaacaacccttGTTTTCACCttcaaataataatgaatgaaatgaattgtttgCTTTCCTGGGTTACTGTTTTCCCAATGAAGCAGTGAGTCATATGTTGGCCATTAAGGCGAGTGGCCATTTTCAAGTATTAATTGAAGTATTTTGAAAGAAAGGGGGTTGTGACATGGAATACATTCGTTTGGAGGATAACGGAGAAGCTCTGTAGAggcaatttagaaaaaaatacatatttcggCTCATCCAGACAGTCCAATCCAACCGTACTTTTGCAGGTTGAGCAGCTCTGTTGGGGAATTTGGCCCAAATCCACTGACACCATGATGCCTGTTGTGAACTTTCAGTGCCAGTCTATTAAAATTCTTAAGACCTGTTTTAGATTGAAGAAACTGATCTTTATAAGTTTTTCAATTGAAAAATtctgtgaataaatatattttaaaaaacatattcatttgTCTTTTCTATGTTATTGCATATATGCTTCCAGTATGTTAGAAGATTTACGTTGGTTTGGCTTTAACATAATTCTATTTCAatgtttgtaaatgtgtgtgttgggtttcctATGACAACAGTCTTTGTTCATTAGGATATTCCGACCCCCAAATCTCAATGGCCATTTCTTTCCTGTCAGGGAGGACAGGGCACCTCAGTGGAGGAGCGCCCATGGGTCTGTCACACCTCTcggtccccttcctcctcctcctcttcctcttcctcctcctcctcctcttccactctCGTCTCTCCGGCTCCTCTCTGTCACCGACCTTCACCCATGGCGTTGTCCTCCCCCGCGTCCCCCGGACGGCTGCGGCGGGTCCCGTCCTGGAGGAGCGGCCCTTTGTTGTGGTGTGGAACGTGCCGACGGCCCGGTGCCACAAGCGCTTCAACGTCCATCTGGACCTGGGCCACTTTGACATCGTGGAGAACAGGCAGCAGAGCTTCCAGGGACAGGTGACCGACCCGAGTGGGTGACGCACAGTGTCGCCAGCGGGATCTGATACTTTACTGACCTCAGTATTTTTTGGGAAACATGGTTATGTATTGGTCACAAGTATTCTATGAAGATGCCTTGTTCATCTTGGGACAATTTGAGAGTTGTCACCCTGCTATCTGTTATATATCTGTCTTATTGAATATCAACAACCGGTGTCTCTTTAGGACAATGTTTAATTATTCAGCACTTTGCTATCTTTGCTTTCATTTCTAACTCCTAATACTTTTAGCTATACAACATGTTAAATTCAGTGACTTAAGAGCCAAAAGagttttgtaataataataataataataaatcagttGTCAGTACTTGGGTACCTACATTTGGTATTCGGAGTGTATACCAACTGAGAAACATCAGCTCCTGATAAATCTGAATATCTCCACCTCAGGCTTAAAGATTCCAAATCATTGCAGAGTTCGATTCATACCGACAGTTGTAAGGGAAAATAAGTGTTCTTCTATTATTAAATCATATACACGTGCTTTAGAGACTAAGAGTATAAACCCATGAATGAGCATTTGTCCCCCAAAAATCTTCCAGAAAATGACCATCTTCTACCGGGATCACCTGGGGAAATATCCGTACCTCTCACGGGGCAGCATGGTTAACGGAGGGATACCGCAGCTCGGCGACCTCTCTGCTCACCTTTCTCTTGCAACAACGCAGATGTCCGGTCTGCTGCAGCCAAACTTCAACGGTATAGCCGTTATCGACTGGGAAGAATGGCGGCCATTGTGGGAGAGAAACTTTGGAACCAAGCTGGAGTACCGCAGGCAGTCCAAGCTGCTGGTGAGACAGGAGAGACCCGATTTGTCAGAGAGCGCAACCACTATGTTGGCCAAGCTGAAGTTTGAGGAGAGTGCTCGGAGGTTCATGGGGGAGACACTGCGGTCGGCGGTCAGAGTTCATCCCAAGGGACTCTGGGGCTTTTACGGTTTTCCAAGTTGCCTAAATAAGCAGAAGAGAAAGACAGGTACTGAGTGTGTGTCCATCAGTTTGTTTGATGGGTCTTGACTTGCGTTGTGTCTACATATCTCTTTTAGGTTTTGACCAAAAggtatattttaaaatacatagacaaaatacataaaatacattgtCTCAAATGTGTGGTCAGATAAAAGCTACACTGGACGCTGTCAGAGGGGGTACAAGGACCAAAATGACCGTCTGTCCTGGCTCTGGAGTCAGTCCACTGCTCTCTATCCCAGTATCTACCTGCCGCAAAGGATGGCAGGATCCACGGAGGCAGCGCTGATGGTCAggtaaaaaaatacagaaaagcaaaaagaaatgtgtgaaataaCGCCCTAaacctccaaaaaaaaatatttcaaccaAATGTGTAAGTTAAAGGAGTCACTGATGTTTGACTTTTTCACTCATTGTCACTCAGACACAGACTGTTGGAGGCTTTGAGGGTGGCGTCGGTTTGGCACCACAGGACCAACCCCGGACAGGCCACGCCAGTCCTTCCCTACGCCAGGCTAGCGTTCACACACTCGCTCACTTTTCTCAATACGGTAGGAGTCGTTGCAGATCATAaaatcatgcacacacacacacacaccaattgtaagtgtgtgtgtgtgtgtgcagaccgACCTGGTGCACACATTGGGGGAGAGTGCGGCCCTTGGAGCGGCTGGCGTGGTGCTGTGGGGGGAGTTGAAATTTGCCAAATCCAAGGTCAGTACTGTTTCTAGAGCactattgatgtgtgtgtgtgtgtgtctgtgtgcaaccCTCTCCACTTCTCCACCCACACAGCATCAGTGCGGCCTTCTCAGGGACTACATACACACTGTCCTGGGGCCCTTCCTTCAATCACTGAGATCCAACATAAAGCGCTGCAGCCTCCAACTTTGCCACGGCAACGGCCGCTGCGCCAGACGAAACCCCAGCTCCAGTCACATGGTCACCTCGAGTCCACCCGCGACCTCTGACCCTGAGGAAATCAACATGCTCACTGGCTCAGGCAAAGGCACATGTTACGCCAAACACTTCATGTGTCAGTGCTACCCGGGCTGGACTGGACACGAATgtcaagaggaagaggagctcaCATAACCCAAACTTTTCTGTCAAGGGGTGGTCAAATGTAAGATTTGTGAATTGTGAAGTATAATTTGCATGATAATAGTGTTATAAAAGGACACATTTCACCCCACAGAATGTGTGattatttgatttgaattaTTTCCCTCATGTTCAAATACTTCagtttaactatttatttgtttctttcagcaTTATGTGTCAGCAAAAcatttatgttgttttaatttctgtttttttgctatAGTTTTAAGTGAGAGTGCACTTTTTGCAGCAAGgaatacaacaaaaaataatggcTTAGGACAGAAAATGTGGATGAAATTAGCTTAAACCCAATCTGCCTCTCTTATAAGCAAAACCAGAAAAAATAGTTGTAATGATTATGACATAATTACACATTTTGTTAGTGAATTGTTAAGTACAAAGCAATCAAAACAATCCTGGCTTTCCAGGCGGTTCATGACATTTTTAGAGTGTGTCGATCCACACGTTTAATGTCGGCTACAAGGCACAAACTAGAAACATCTTAGCTTAAGAAAATGGCAACACGTGGTAAATATCTATGACCATTAATGCTGAATCACCGTTTGAATATTATCAAGTGTGTTATTTGATGTAATGTTATGAGATATTCTCATTTTCATACAGTTACCAGTGCAGGAAAGAGTGTAAATGTTTTCAGAAACCGTCAACGGTTTCATCAGTCATTTGAGATTGAAACATACATAACATTTAGGACAAATCCATTGAGAATTACACAATTAAGGGCGTTTTATGTCCCGCCTCTCAAGGCTGTCAGGTTGTGTCTCAGCGCCTGCAGctcctggatcagctgtgaCAGCTGGGTGGATGCAGCCTGCTTCTCCCTAACTGCTTCAGTCAGCCTCTGAACGGCACCGCCCTGCTGGACTGGAGGCAAATAACACGACTGAGACAAAGCTATTTaggcaaacacacttcaaagaaaacacaaacaatacagGATATATCaggggaaacaaaagaaaaatgaacgaATGGGGTATCTCACCCAAAAAGTAGAAGATGAGTAATACAGTTATGAGAAGCAGAGTGATGATAGCGCAGCCCATGGCGTAGGCGTGAGAGGAGCTGGGTGTGAGCAAGTCCTGCAGACGACTCTGCCACTTGCTGCTGAGCGGACGACCTCTTTGATTGACAGTCGTCATGTCACTTGTGTAGAGATTGCCGTTCGAGGAGGGAGAGTAAGCAGGACGAGGAGGCCTCGCCCCTGAAATCATAGACAGAAGATGAATGTTTGCACTTGCACTGTAGCTGGTGGCAAGCGTGCGTCAGTTTTTGGGGGCCGGTGTGGCTGTGTTTGGTGTGAGTGTGTACCTTTCAGATGTTGTGTATGTATCTTTGTGGCTGAACACATGCTTCAAATGAATTTAAATCGATGTGCAAAACCTTAATTTAAAAGTCAGGatagacttttttttacttttgcttACGTTTATTTGGGGGTATGTGTGTATCCTTGTGTCAATGTTCAGAGGGGGTGTGTGCACCTCTGTTGCTGCCTTCCGGTTGCGTTTGTACCTTTGTGGCTGAGTTCGGGGTGTATTCGGTGGAGGTCGTTGATGGAATCCACAGAATGTAGCTCGATCTCGGTCAGATCTCTGTCGCTGACCCTGTAGAACTGAGGCGTGGCCTGGGAGGACGGAGGCCTCGACATCTCGCCTCCTCCTGAGGGACTGACAGATGGTTCCAAATGGCACTTGTAGTCAACAACGTCTTTCCAGGGAATGTTTCTGGAGGCTATTTAATCTTCCTAAAGTGTGCCATGCAGCTTTCACTGTATTAGCTTCCAAgtaacagaaaaagaaatgtatgagGGAACTGGGCTCTGAATACCTCGACTGATGTCTTTATCTGGATAGTTTGTTATTGGAATGTTagcaatacaaaataacattttatctTAGTGCTATTTTTAATTTGCTGCTATTGTGTCTGAATACTTCTTGCTTACTTCATAAGAGACACTGCAGTAGCTACTGCAGCTGCTTGTTGTCTTCGTTTATTGATCCCACATGAAAAAACGGAATTCTTTGTTCTATTTCCATTTAGTTTCAACTACATCTCAAATACCATTTTGGTAGTTGCTAGAGGTGAGAGTAGGATGGATTTCTTCTGAAAGTGAAAgacaaaagagggaaagaagTAGAGGATTTTCTGTTGTTACAATAAAAATAGAGGAGTGGGTTGGCATGTAAGGGCCTTCCCATCATGTGAGAGGGCAACAAAGCAGATGAACGTTGTTTCTATTTTAAGTCAAAATAAACATATAACAGGTCATATGAATGTATATCGTTATCATACCTATTAATATAGTAGGATCTCAAACCCACAAAGGCACAATGTGGCTGGAATTTGAATCAAAGACCAAAGGGCAGTACAGGCCTGTATCTACAACTAACAGAATAAATGAGTGGATGATTGACTGCCTGACTTCCTGATTTGCTTGAGACGTCTTTTAATCAGTTTTTGGGCATAAGAATACAACTGTTCTCTTCCCACTTACCGTCTGTCTCCACAAAGAGGGAGCTGCTGGGttttgtgtttgcttgtttgttctGGTTCGCCCGGTCTCCTCTCACTCAGACACCCGTTTACAAAAAATGTGTCTTCCTCCACAGGATCAGCAAAAAGGTGCATTGAATATCCTCACAGGTCATCCAGAAGCCGCACAGTGCTGGAAGTAATCCAAATGAACTCAAATTCCACTAAAGTCCTTGGTGTAAGGAACCAAAAGGGATCGTCCAGGTTTTTCCTTGGTGTCTTGCTCGTCATGAATGTgggcgcttgtgtgtgtgtgtgtgtcccagcaaCTGTAGGAGGCCCTAGTGCCAACCCCAGCCCCCTATCAAGTATGTTTGGTTGTGTCCATGTTCTGATTTAGCTGCCCTGGTAAAGAGGATAGAGCGAGCTTGAGACATAtaaagagagcaagagagagagagaaagcctgCTCACCCCCCCGTTACCCCCCTCCAAACGTGCTCACACGCTCAACCTTGCTGGCCTTCCAGGCCTAAAATAGCAGCAGTCATAGTGGTATTATTAGTTTCTCAGGCCAAAGGATGACTTGATAATCTGGAGGGAGGGCATGACGGGGTGCAGATGGATAAACACACACCCAAAAACGCACATGGACAAATATCATTGGATGCACAAAGCAGAGAATCTTTATCTgaccaaaaacaaaaattcaGGGATCTTCAAATAACGAAATATAAGATGAAATGTCTTGATTTCCAGGACGTAATTAAAGTGGTGTAAAGTATTGTAAcgttccgtgccaataaggagccaggtttatgatgaattgggtttattctgcttctcaccaaccaaacacaggtctCCCAACACACCCGACCCGCAACATTCGCGCCCACAACccccggaaggggcggcaccccaaccctggcccaagcaacagtaacagaaccatatacattttggaacttcagacacgctacaGTATGCACAGAACAACATGGAGAGGCctgtaaaatacaaacatcaaTAAAGAAGTATAGATAAGTTGACCATGTGTACGCCTCACAAGCCACATGAATATATGTTCAACACAGCTCTAATAAACACAGGTTTTTATTACAACACGTTTAATATCTGTACTTTGACCCAATAACAGTGTCACGATTTTAAAATAGCATTAAAAAGCACTATACAATATATGATAGCGTATTAATACAACTCATCGATGATCCATAATAAatgcattatattatatattgtattatagGAAATTATGcctcaaaaccaaatcattatTTCTTCGTTGTATGACAAGACGCGGAAGGAGGATTCGTCAAACTTTGAACTCCTGCGCGTCACACTCATCGACTACATATCCCACAAGTCTTTGCGCCTTCCTCCAATCGATGTTGCTGCGTGTGATTCTGGCAGAACACGAGCTCGAGTTTCCGAAACGTGGAGCCTCAAGACTTGAGTAAAACAGCGTCGGTGTCAGCCGTCGGACGCGCGCGGCGTGATGTGGGCTCGGTGTCTGGCCGGCGTCGGGGGCTCGGAGCTCGGACTGCGGGCTTCCGGGCACGGCTTGCTGCGGGCGCTCGGTGCGGGATGTGCGGGGAAGAGGCAGGCGTCGAGTGGAGATGTAAGTGCCCCGTGAAGTCAAAACCCGCTCAAAGTGACCCAAAGTGGTTGTGCGTCGCTGTGGATGAGGCAGCTTGATGGCACGGTGGTAAACGTCTTATCGTTAAGATATCAGTCTCGTACAAGTTGTAGACATACGTTCTCAGTAGTAGGTTTAACATGAATTAAGAGATCGCTTTGTGCCATCATTTAAATTCCCATGATCACAAATGAAATGGAGATCGTAAAATCCTAGTTTTTATGATGCAAGGGGGATGTTTGTGTCGATGTTCGAGCCTTTGCCTTCAACCGCCACTCCAGAAAAGCTACTTTAGTGATGCTGCATTACAATAAGGGCATCCGTGTGTCACAGCAGCACAGCATGCAGACATAACGTGAATCTGTCCCAgcaggctgcccccccctctctttgcgCTTCACCTCACCGCGCTGCACAGCAGGACTATTAAAACCACGAGTGACTGACTGCTCACTAAACGTGTGTTTATTCAAGTGGGGCCTTGCTTCCATTGCTGTGCTTCCAGGTCACTTGTTGCAATGATCAGAATCGTTATGCAAAACGTtttaattctttattttatatcCTTTTTCTAAATCCTCAGGCAGCAGAGGTTTGCCTTTTTGAGTGTTGCACAAAGGCAGAAGGGGAAACAAGAGTAAAGTCCCTCTCCTAACTCTGAGATAAGAcattcctttattagtcccacaatgGGGGAGCAGTAATCTATAGTTCATTAataggtttgtgtgtgcgcgtgcattaCAACCACCTCTACTTTGTTCATTCAAATTAACAGCTGACTTTGGACTTGAACAGTtttgtgtgaccccccccccccagtggcgGGTTTGTTGGTCAGAAGTCGAGCAGAAAGAAGTCGAGCAGAAAGAACAACATGAGTGTGTAGATATAAGTGACCTGTGCAACCAATCGAGAAGTACGTCCTGTTTGGAATGGGGTGCAATGCGTTACACTGGTTGGACTGTTATTATATTAACAAATACCacacaacaattaaaaacaaaaataattgtattcttAGAAACATAATATatgatttaaacatttgtactaatatttaaaaatccCCCCTTCTAGCACCCTTATGACGCATTATGTTTTCTACTTATAATCATAACAAAACTTTTGTGATTTATTCCTTATGTTTCTACTCTTTGGCTCCTTTAGGTTCCCGCAAAGAAAACTCCGCTGTTTGACTTCCACAGGGAGCACGGGGGCAAAATGGTGGAGTTTGCAGGCTGGAGTATGCCTGTCCAATACAAAGACAGCCACATCgcctcacacatgcacaccagaGAGCACTGCTCCATCTTTGATGTCAGCCACATGCTGCAGGTGAGATTAGTGTAAATGAACTCTCACACAGTAAACTCCTGGACCCGGGTAAACGCATATATATGCATGCATACATGTACAAGTTTGCATATCGCGTTCATAGAGAACACGTCATCATAATAACATACTGCAGATTTGTTTTGACCCATCAAGCGATCcaccagaaaacaaaaagatccCATTCCTGTGTTTAATCACATccttgttctgtttttgttccagTCCAAAGTCCTCGGCAAG
This sequence is a window from Pungitius pungitius chromosome 1, fPunPun2.1, whole genome shotgun sequence. Protein-coding genes within it:
- the LOC119204547 gene encoding N-alpha-acetyltransferase 80 — protein: MTDSLNPLPGKSWSPLHPDRHRSSTSTISHPDPEGDLGFFPRPAEGTPTQHVQRVRDIAASGGEAQQKLPADSEQAREIRAVPIHQRPDLLVPCADLVNCEWQRSRAARVHSLRKSCPEFPVCLVLLRGLGETERLLGHARLSRVVGHAGSLFVESVVVSGAERGRGYGRTLMEEAERYAKSRGFARMCLTTHDKQRFYAHLGYALCTPVQSAGAMAAFVPMETLLRFSRMRSEEEEDEEAKTQSRTTMKVQAPQGSVCAIGSPPPYSLRPPSPPPPSFLPPPPPPPPPPPPPSPQSAVQLVVQTLNETPYRDAKGVPIYWMHKDF
- the hyal3 gene encoding hyaluronidase-3 — encoded protein: MGLSHLSVPFLLLLFLFLLLLLFHSRLSGSSLSPTFTHGVVLPRVPRTAAAGPVLEERPFVVVWNVPTARCHKRFNVHLDLGHFDIVENRQQSFQGQKMTIFYRDHLGKYPYLSRGSMVNGGIPQLGDLSAHLSLATTQMSGLLQPNFNGIAVIDWEEWRPLWERNFGTKLEYRRQSKLLVRQERPDLSESATTMLAKLKFEESARRFMGETLRSAVRVHPKGLWGFYGFPSCLNKQKRKTDKSYTGRCQRGYKDQNDRLSWLWSQSTALYPSIYLPQRMAGSTEAALMVRHRLLEALRVASVWHHRTNPGQATPVLPYARLAFTHSLTFLNTTDLVHTLGESAALGAAGVVLWGELKFAKSKHQCGLLRDYIHTVLGPFLQSLRSNIKRCSLQLCHGNGRCARRNPSSSHMVTSSPPATSDPEEINMLTGSGKGTCYAKHFMCQCYPGWTGHECQEEEELT
- the si:dkey-20d21.12 gene encoding uncharacterized protein si:dkey-20d21.12 isoform X2: MNPSGGGEMSRPPSSQATPQFYRVSDRDLTEIELHSVDSINDLHRIHPELSHKGARPPRPAYSPSSNGNLYTSDMTTVNQRGRPLSSKWQSRLQDLLTPSSSHAYAMGCAIITLLLITVLLIFYFLVQQGGAVQRLTEAVREKQAASTQLSQLIQELQALRHNLTALRGGT
- the si:dkey-20d21.12 gene encoding uncharacterized protein si:dkey-20d21.12 isoform X3, whose translation is MSRPPSSQATPQFYRVSDRDLTEIELHSVDSINDLHRIHPELSHKGARPPRPAYSPSSNGNLYTSDMTTVNQRGRPLSSKWQSRLQDLLTPSSSHAYAMGCAIITLLLITVLLIFYFLVQQGGAVQRLTEAVREKQAASTQLSQLIQELQALRHNLTALRGGT
- the si:dkey-20d21.12 gene encoding uncharacterized protein si:dkey-20d21.12 isoform X1, encoding MHLFADPVEEDTFFVNGCLSERRPGEPEQTSKHKTQQLPLCGDRRPSGGGEMSRPPSSQATPQFYRVSDRDLTEIELHSVDSINDLHRIHPELSHKGARPPRPAYSPSSNGNLYTSDMTTVNQRGRPLSSKWQSRLQDLLTPSSSHAYAMGCAIITLLLITVLLIFYFLVQQGGAVQRLTEAVREKQAASTQLSQLIQELQALRHNLTALRGGT